A region of Pontiella agarivorans DNA encodes the following proteins:
- a CDS encoding bifunctional heptose 7-phosphate kinase/heptose 1-phosphate adenyltransferase: MKITVERAKELLSSASQKRILVVGDLMMDRFVYGSVSRISPEAPVPVVHVSHEKAMPGGACNVASNLLALGGAAAMAGIIGRDAVGGELKKQLSANGVLLNAVIEHAVHPTCVKTRIVAEQQQVVRVDREEYLSISAAEMEAFCSHMIKEINYADGVIIEDYGKGSVQQNVVDTVLAAAQQKGIPVGYDPKDDHILKMEGVSVVTPNRKEAFGSAGVTETKPADNPLEDDALLETGRILDEKWKARHTLITLGPHGMLLLNRGEKAKHIPTRAREVFDVSGAGDTVIATYVLALACGASYLEAAELSNFAAGVVVGKLGTATCTQQELFCYMKKHADEI; encoded by the coding sequence ATGAAAATTACGGTAGAGCGTGCAAAAGAGCTGCTGAGCAGCGCATCTCAAAAACGGATTCTCGTGGTGGGCGATCTGATGATGGACCGATTCGTTTATGGTTCCGTCTCCAGAATTTCTCCCGAAGCCCCGGTTCCCGTGGTTCATGTTTCACACGAAAAGGCAATGCCCGGCGGCGCCTGCAATGTGGCCTCCAACCTCCTCGCCCTCGGTGGCGCAGCCGCCATGGCCGGCATCATCGGAAGAGATGCCGTAGGCGGAGAACTTAAAAAACAGCTTTCAGCAAACGGGGTACTGCTGAATGCCGTCATTGAACATGCCGTTCATCCCACCTGCGTAAAAACCCGTATCGTGGCCGAGCAGCAGCAGGTCGTCCGGGTGGATCGCGAGGAATACCTGTCCATTTCCGCCGCCGAAATGGAGGCGTTCTGCTCGCACATGATCAAAGAAATCAACTATGCCGACGGGGTCATTATCGAAGACTACGGCAAAGGCTCCGTTCAGCAGAACGTAGTCGATACCGTATTGGCTGCCGCTCAACAGAAAGGCATTCCGGTCGGTTATGACCCCAAGGATGATCACATCCTTAAAATGGAAGGCGTATCCGTGGTAACGCCCAACCGGAAAGAAGCCTTCGGATCCGCCGGCGTTACAGAGACCAAACCGGCTGATAATCCGCTCGAAGATGACGCACTGCTCGAAACCGGGCGTATTCTCGACGAAAAATGGAAAGCCCGGCACACCCTCATCACGCTGGGGCCCCACGGCATGCTGCTTCTGAACCGGGGAGAGAAAGCGAAACACATTCCCACCCGCGCCCGCGAAGTGTTCGATGTTTCCGGGGCCGGCGATACGGTAATCGCCACCTATGTCCTCGCCCTCGCCTGCGGAGCATCCTATCTCGAAGCCGCAGAGCTCTCCAACTTTGCCGCCGGTGTAGTCGTCGGCAAACTCGGCACCGCCACCTGTACACAGCAGGAACTGTTTTGCTACATGAAGAAACACGCCGACGAGATTTAA
- a CDS encoding ExbD/TolR family protein has translation MKLVQKETEDLELDMSPMIDMVFLLLIFFIVASQVIDEKPKVDIPMAAYGKVPEDTTGRLMISVTKDEKYFIGSDPEPKDIDQIKETIGQWIESDPELRILIRADGDVKYKVNEEITLACAEVGAQDLIYSVFEE, from the coding sequence ATGAAACTCGTACAGAAAGAGACAGAAGATCTAGAGCTGGATATGTCGCCAATGATCGACATGGTGTTCCTGCTCCTGATTTTCTTCATCGTCGCCTCGCAGGTTATCGACGAAAAACCGAAAGTGGACATTCCGATGGCCGCCTACGGTAAAGTGCCGGAAGATACAACCGGTCGTCTGATGATCTCTGTGACCAAGGATGAAAAATATTTCATTGGTTCGGATCCGGAGCCGAAAGACATTGATCAGATCAAGGAAACGATCGGTCAATGGATTGAAAGCGATCCCGAACTGCGCATCCTGATCCGCGCGGACGGTGATGTAAAATACAAGGTTAACGAAGAGATCACCCTGGCCTGTGCCGAAGTCGGTGCACAGGATCTGATCTATTCGGTATTCGAGGAGTAG
- a CDS encoding mannose-1-phosphate guanylyltransferase, with translation MAGRYAVIMAGGKGERFWPLSTSKHPKQLLALVGDKPLIAQAVDRLDGLVPPEHVFVVTNADLVDATREAAPLLPPENIVGEPIGRDTAAAVACGGALVKAKDENGVFAVLTADQVMGDLDIFSNTLKGGMDLAEANDILVTIGIKPTYAATGFGYIESGADFQAAEGVAFKKAARFVEKPDEDTATEYLETGKFFWNSGMFIWSVQALEKAFGAHCPEMLELMKTLTGYAADGKIIEGMEATYPDLGKISVDYALMEKADNIVMACGTFYWDDVGAWPALESHFDQDAAGNTPIGTVETLDAENNIILSKDHLTAVIGVKDLIVVQAEGVTLVCPKDRAQDIKKMVVSLRENGSYDALL, from the coding sequence ATGGCAGGACGTTACGCAGTAATTATGGCAGGCGGAAAAGGGGAGCGTTTCTGGCCGCTCAGCACATCGAAACATCCGAAACAGCTGTTGGCACTGGTCGGCGACAAACCGTTGATTGCACAGGCTGTTGACCGGCTGGACGGGCTGGTTCCGCCGGAACATGTTTTTGTCGTAACGAATGCGGATTTGGTGGATGCCACGCGGGAAGCGGCTCCGTTGCTCCCGCCGGAAAATATTGTCGGAGAGCCGATTGGCCGTGATACCGCCGCTGCGGTGGCCTGTGGCGGTGCGTTGGTGAAAGCCAAAGATGAAAACGGGGTTTTTGCGGTGCTCACTGCCGATCAGGTGATGGGCGATCTCGACATCTTTTCCAATACGCTTAAAGGCGGGATGGATCTTGCCGAAGCAAACGATATTCTGGTTACGATCGGAATTAAACCGACCTATGCTGCAACCGGTTTCGGTTATATTGAATCCGGCGCGGATTTTCAGGCTGCAGAGGGTGTGGCGTTTAAAAAGGCGGCGCGTTTCGTCGAAAAACCGGATGAAGACACGGCGACTGAATATCTCGAAACCGGAAAGTTTTTCTGGAATTCAGGAATGTTTATCTGGTCTGTTCAGGCTCTGGAAAAAGCATTCGGTGCCCATTGCCCCGAAATGCTGGAGCTTATGAAGACGCTTACCGGCTATGCTGCTGATGGAAAAATTATTGAAGGTATGGAGGCCACGTATCCGGATCTCGGAAAAATTTCCGTCGATTATGCCCTCATGGAAAAAGCCGATAACATTGTCATGGCCTGCGGTACGTTCTACTGGGATGACGTCGGAGCCTGGCCGGCTCTTGAAAGTCATTTTGATCAGGATGCAGCAGGCAACACACCGATCGGTACCGTTGAAACGCTCGATGCCGAAAACAACATTATCCTTTCGAAAGATCACCTGACTGCAGTGATCGGGGTGAAGGATCTGATTGTTGTTCAGGCTGAAGGAGTAACACTCGTTTGCCCGAAAGACCGTGCTCAGGATATCAAAAAAATGGTGGTTTCCCTGCGCGAAAATGGATCGTACGACGCGTTGTTATAG
- a CDS encoding dTDP-4-dehydrorhamnose reductase family protein — protein MNIMITGASGLLGRACTTAFADLDPVTCAWSRAQGNDLKLDLTDALAVRAAFDQIKPDLIIHTAAERKPDICENRQDLTQRLNVDATRTIATCAAEFGAKMIYISTDYVFDGTQPPYAVDAETNPLNFYGQTKRDGELATLSASADHIVLRVPILYGEVENIEESPVTLMLYKLLNPAPAAEDHWAIRFPTYVGDIAATLRNGLPTLGKASGIYHFSGNEALTKFEMLRIMGEALHLNTEHISANLDPPSGAPRPKNCRLDLSRLAACTQLQQTPFSQNIGRILSSYLKGTHHA, from the coding sequence ATGAACATCATGATCACCGGAGCCAGCGGGCTGCTCGGCCGTGCCTGCACAACAGCCTTTGCCGACCTCGATCCCGTCACCTGCGCCTGGAGCCGGGCGCAGGGAAACGACCTCAAACTTGACCTGACCGATGCCCTCGCCGTTCGCGCTGCGTTTGATCAGATAAAACCCGATTTAATTATACACACCGCAGCGGAACGGAAACCCGACATCTGTGAAAACCGGCAGGATCTGACACAGCGGTTAAATGTGGATGCCACACGAACAATCGCTACTTGTGCCGCAGAATTCGGCGCTAAAATGATTTATATTTCCACGGACTATGTGTTCGACGGCACCCAGCCGCCTTATGCGGTGGATGCAGAAACAAATCCGCTCAATTTTTACGGACAGACCAAACGCGACGGCGAGCTGGCAACCCTTTCCGCTTCGGCCGATCACATCGTTCTGCGTGTTCCGATTCTGTACGGAGAAGTGGAAAATATCGAAGAATCCCCGGTTACGCTGATGCTGTATAAACTGCTGAATCCTGCCCCCGCTGCTGAAGACCACTGGGCCATCCGGTTCCCGACCTACGTCGGTGATATTGCCGCAACGCTGCGGAACGGACTTCCAACCCTTGGAAAGGCTTCCGGCATCTATCACTTCAGCGGAAACGAAGCCCTCACCAAATTTGAAATGCTCAGGATCATGGGCGAAGCCCTGCACCTGAACACCGAACATATCTCAGCGAATCTCGACCCCCCGTCCGGTGCTCCGCGGCCGAAAAACTGCCGGCTGGACCTCAGCCGGCTGGCGGCATGCACTCAGTTGCAGCAGACACCGTTCAGCCAAAATATCGGGCGGATTCTCAGTTCTTACCTGAAAGGAACCCATCATGCATAA
- a CDS encoding ExbD/TolR family protein — protein MDLMQHYEESPLKLEIASLIDVVFLLLIYFMVTASLIKKEADIGFMLPANVAVEDMQEIPVEVLIEITRDGTVQVEGMRFSYDDRELEDLVVQVAGLKEIAASQNSPFFVNVLPHADALHRRIIDVMDACAAAGVNSLTFSKSM, from the coding sequence ATGGATTTAATGCAACATTATGAAGAAAGTCCGCTGAAGCTTGAAATTGCTTCGCTGATTGACGTGGTGTTCCTGCTGCTTATTTACTTCATGGTCACGGCTTCGCTGATCAAGAAAGAAGCCGATATCGGCTTCATGCTCCCGGCCAATGTCGCCGTGGAGGATATGCAGGAAATTCCCGTTGAAGTTCTGATTGAAATCACTCGCGATGGAACCGTTCAGGTGGAAGGTATGCGCTTTTCTTACGACGATCGCGAACTGGAAGATCTGGTGGTACAGGTCGCTGGTCTGAAGGAAATTGCCGCATCACAGAATTCTCCGTTTTTCGTGAATGTGCTGCCTCATGCCGATGCGCTTCATCGTCGAATCATCGATGTCATGGATGCTTGTGCTGCTGCGGGGGTTAACAGTCTGACCTTCAGTAAATCGATGTAA
- the trpA gene encoding tryptophan synthase subunit alpha: protein MKKTRIDRRFADLRKQGKKGFVSYLSAGDPNLQDTVDIVLRLEDAGVDVVELGLPFSDPLADGRVNQEAATRALEAGATFEGVLECIANIRERSEIPMIFYAYMNPLLARGFEQSIEMAAQSGIDGFLLLDLPLEEAKPYKGALSKNALNGIQLVTPTTPDDRIGKIVKQATGFIYCVSREGVTGVQDSIAEGAGALVERIRTHTDLPVALGFGIGTPDQARDAAGLADAVVVGSAIVNAFHHNPHTAEGRADAAAFVKTMVDAVKEV from the coding sequence ATGAAAAAAACCAGAATTGACCGCCGGTTCGCCGATCTTCGTAAGCAGGGTAAAAAGGGATTTGTATCCTATCTGTCTGCGGGGGATCCGAATCTCCAGGATACTGTAGATATTGTTTTGCGCCTTGAAGATGCGGGAGTGGATGTGGTGGAGCTCGGTCTGCCGTTTTCGGATCCGCTGGCTGACGGACGTGTGAATCAGGAGGCCGCAACACGTGCGCTCGAGGCGGGGGCCACCTTTGAAGGCGTTTTGGAATGCATTGCGAATATCCGTGAACGCTCGGAAATTCCCATGATTTTTTATGCCTATATGAATCCGTTGCTGGCACGCGGGTTTGAGCAATCCATTGAAATGGCGGCTCAGTCCGGCATTGATGGATTCCTGCTGCTTGATCTCCCGCTGGAGGAAGCCAAACCTTATAAGGGGGCTCTGTCAAAAAATGCACTCAACGGGATCCAGCTGGTAACCCCGACAACGCCTGATGACCGTATTGGAAAAATTGTAAAGCAGGCGACTGGTTTCATCTATTGCGTATCGCGTGAAGGGGTGACCGGTGTGCAGGACTCCATTGCGGAAGGAGCCGGAGCGCTGGTAGAACGGATCAGAACTCATACTGATCTTCCGGTTGCACTTGGATTTGGAATCGGAACGCCGGATCAGGCGCGAGATGCCGCCGGACTGGCCGATGCTGTGGTGGTGGGCAGTGCCATCGTAAATGCCTTTCACCATAATCCGCACACTGCTGAAGGCCGGGCTGATGCTGCCGCTTTTGTGAAAACGATGGTTGATGCGGTCAAAGAAGTTTAG
- a CDS encoding epoxyqueuosine reductase: MDSEHFTEWLQETAQDLGAFSAACIRMDNPVLRRRIAENSALYEAWLASGRQGEMDYLERMAVDKADPWKAFPFAKSVIVLTFTNKWGDPSATHPFPMPGNDALLGYISAYAREQDYHSTGQAMLGALKEKLGEDIQAEAAVDTKAVYERLFATVGGLGIRGANDLLRVPTRTNVRVFIGCLFVDRELPEVIREPKMPFACDDCQACIKKCPTGAIQFGEPIDARLCISYLTIEKRSVLNFKEAEMMEDWLFGCDWCSVVCPPKDKIDTRIPIDLEWLLKTSAGEIRRLIKGNAVSYAGVTQLRKNAVAILKKKKSSSPGAEELLSWVSKHTGSELIRSQLTAW; this comes from the coding sequence ATGGATTCAGAACACTTTACAGAATGGCTGCAGGAAACCGCACAGGATCTCGGTGCGTTTTCGGCGGCGTGTATCCGGATGGATAATCCGGTGCTGAGGCGGCGGATTGCTGAAAACAGTGCCTTGTACGAGGCGTGGCTGGCGTCGGGCAGGCAGGGGGAGATGGATTATCTGGAGCGTATGGCGGTCGATAAAGCCGATCCATGGAAGGCCTTTCCATTTGCAAAATCGGTGATTGTGCTGACGTTTACAAATAAGTGGGGGGATCCGTCGGCCACACATCCCTTTCCAATGCCTGGAAATGATGCGCTGCTGGGCTATATTTCGGCCTATGCGAGGGAGCAGGATTATCATTCCACCGGACAGGCTATGCTCGGGGCGCTGAAGGAAAAACTGGGGGAAGATATTCAGGCGGAAGCTGCGGTCGATACGAAGGCAGTCTATGAGCGGTTGTTTGCCACTGTCGGGGGGCTGGGAATTCGTGGCGCGAATGATCTGCTGCGTGTGCCGACGCGGACCAATGTCCGCGTTTTTATCGGATGCCTTTTTGTGGATCGGGAGCTGCCGGAAGTGATTCGGGAGCCGAAAATGCCGTTTGCCTGTGATGACTGTCAGGCGTGTATTAAAAAATGCCCGACCGGGGCGATTCAGTTTGGCGAGCCGATCGATGCGCGACTTTGCATCAGTTATCTCACCATTGAGAAACGATCGGTTCTTAATTTTAAAGAAGCGGAAATGATGGAGGACTGGCTTTTCGGTTGTGACTGGTGCTCGGTGGTCTGCCCGCCGAAAGATAAGATCGATACGCGCATTCCGATTGACCTCGAGTGGTTGCTGAAAACATCCGCTGGTGAAATCCGCCGGTTGATTAAAGGCAATGCGGTCAGTTATGCCGGCGTAACACAACTGCGGAAAAATGCGGTGGCGATCCTTAAAAAGAAAAAGAGCAGTTCTCCGGGTGCTGAAGAACTACTCTCCTGGGTAAGTAAACACACAGGCAGCGAGCTGATTCGCTCTCAGCTCACTGCTTGGTGA
- a CDS encoding tyrosine-type recombinase/integrase, giving the protein MTPVKTERKGKEVFIPLLPQLQAELDSIARYDDYVLPDLVASYNRDRSEVSRRMRKVFDAAGLAAHKDLNLTGQKAIVETGAHSLRHSFITIARLAGVPDTIIKQITAHQTIQMTDHYDQSFNEETVSKLADGLHMPELSGGGRIPVPAWVMEKLRAMNSDNWESIRCELVEGMTDHKKSQDHHLRRVR; this is encoded by the coding sequence ATGACCCCCGTAAAAACCGAGCGAAAAGGCAAAGAGGTCTTTATTCCATTACTTCCACAACTACAGGCTGAACTTGATAGCATTGCACGCTATGATGATTACGTGTTGCCCGATCTCGTGGCCAGTTACAACAGGGATCGATCTGAAGTATCTCGCCGAATGAGAAAGGTGTTTGATGCTGCAGGGCTTGCGGCTCATAAAGATCTAAATTTGACTGGGCAGAAGGCCATTGTGGAGACCGGTGCCCATAGCCTCCGACACAGTTTTATTACGATTGCTCGTTTAGCCGGTGTGCCAGACACGATCATTAAGCAGATTACCGCTCATCAAACTATTCAGATGACTGATCATTATGATCAAAGCTTTAATGAGGAAACGGTATCTAAATTAGCAGATGGGCTTCACATGCCTGAGCTATCAGGAGGAGGACGAATTCCTGTTCCTGCTTGGGTGATGGAGAAATTACGCGCAATGAACTCTGATAACTGGGAGTCGATTCGTTGCGAACTAGTTGAGGGGATGACGGATCATAAAAAAAGTCAGGATCACCACCTCCGTCGAGTC
- a CDS encoding deoxycytidylate deaminase — MKKEEQKRPDWDEYFMDIAHVVSRRGNCSRRKVAAVIVRDRRIISTGYNGTPRGIPNCFEGGCPRCSSDAPSGSDLGDCICAHAEENAIVQAAYHGISVRDGSLYCTLSPCLLCTKMIINAGIKEVIYEEEYRFSPQSRELFATAGVICRQFKRK, encoded by the coding sequence ATGAAAAAGGAAGAACAGAAACGGCCGGACTGGGACGAATATTTTATGGACATCGCGCATGTGGTTTCCCGACGGGGAAATTGCTCCCGGCGTAAAGTCGCTGCTGTAATTGTCCGGGACCGGCGGATTATCTCCACCGGCTACAACGGCACCCCGCGCGGCATCCCCAACTGTTTCGAAGGCGGCTGTCCGCGTTGCAGCTCGGATGCACCGTCGGGCTCGGACCTGGGCGACTGCATCTGTGCCCATGCAGAGGAAAATGCCATTGTGCAGGCGGCATATCACGGCATCAGCGTGCGCGACGGATCGCTCTACTGCACACTGAGCCCCTGTCTGCTCTGCACCAAAATGATTATCAACGCCGGTATCAAGGAAGTGATTTACGAAGAGGAGTATCGCTTCAGTCCGCAGTCGCGTGAACTTTTTGCCACGGCAGGCGTAATCTGCCGACAATTCAAACGAAAATAA
- the kdsB gene encoding 3-deoxy-manno-octulosonate cytidylyltransferase has protein sequence MHKIVGVIPSRWGSTRFPGKSLALISGKPMIQWVVERVKQAEKLDAVIVATDDQRIADCVQSLDLPEVTVAMTRPDHPSGTDRIAEAVQSLEIDAVINVQGDEPLIDPKLIDQLAEEILSNEWDMATAATPITDATQITDPSVVKAIFNRHGQALYFSRAAIPHIREVKDVSMAGIYWRHIGIYAYRREYLLKLVAEPPCELENLEKLEQLRALNMGCRMKVIQTEDFGIGVDVPDDIPKAEALLTR, from the coding sequence ATGCATAAAATTGTCGGCGTCATTCCCTCCCGCTGGGGCTCCACCCGTTTCCCGGGTAAAAGCCTTGCGCTGATTTCCGGTAAACCCATGATTCAGTGGGTCGTTGAACGCGTTAAGCAGGCAGAAAAACTCGATGCCGTCATCGTAGCCACCGATGATCAGCGTATTGCAGACTGCGTCCAATCATTGGACCTTCCGGAGGTCACGGTAGCCATGACCCGTCCCGACCACCCTTCAGGCACCGACCGGATTGCTGAAGCGGTCCAATCATTGGAAATCGATGCCGTAATTAATGTACAGGGAGACGAACCGCTGATTGACCCGAAACTGATTGACCAGCTGGCCGAGGAGATTCTTTCGAACGAATGGGATATGGCCACCGCCGCCACGCCCATTACCGACGCCACTCAGATTACCGATCCCTCCGTGGTTAAAGCGATTTTCAACCGGCATGGTCAGGCGCTCTATTTCTCACGCGCCGCCATTCCGCACATCCGCGAAGTGAAAGACGTTTCAATGGCTGGAATCTATTGGCGCCATATCGGCATCTATGCCTACCGTCGTGAATATCTGCTTAAACTGGTTGCAGAGCCCCCGTGCGAACTGGAAAATCTGGAAAAACTTGAACAGCTCCGGGCCCTGAATATGGGTTGCCGAATGAAGGTGATTCAGACCGAAGACTTCGGCATCGGTGTTGACGTTCCGGACGATATTCCGAAGGCTGAAGCTCTGCTGACCCGATAA
- a CDS encoding DUF3108 domain-containing protein, which translates to MKYCASVLLCFALSFSVRAEDFSSCFVPGEISGYKVSWMGIPLAWSKSTTDTTNENGRELIRIRMVTQTYAAYSHIYKVDDITEVLIDPKTALPVRLDIILNEGSRKKSNETHFDHENRTAVYIDRLADTTNTVEIAADTREVMSFLYSMRQTDIADLTANVHTLFVDGKLHKMGVGFLKEKKAKLPTYGKVECSVLEPVAEFDALFLREGKIFFWVSKADRRMVTLVQAKVAVGKINVKLQKVSGPGDDFWVKEKEQE; encoded by the coding sequence ATGAAGTATTGCGCATCAGTTCTGCTCTGCTTCGCTCTGTCGTTTTCGGTTCGGGCCGAAGATTTTTCCAGCTGTTTTGTTCCCGGCGAAATTTCCGGGTATAAGGTTTCCTGGATGGGCATTCCGCTGGCGTGGTCGAAGTCGACAACCGATACCACGAATGAAAACGGCCGGGAGTTGATTCGGATCCGGATGGTGACCCAAACGTATGCGGCCTATAGCCACATCTATAAAGTGGACGACATTACGGAAGTGCTCATTGATCCCAAAACCGCTCTGCCTGTTCGCCTTGATATTATTCTGAATGAAGGTTCCCGAAAAAAAAGCAATGAGACCCATTTTGATCATGAGAACCGAACGGCGGTCTATATCGACCGGCTGGCAGACACGACAAATACGGTGGAAATTGCTGCAGACACCCGGGAAGTGATGAGCTTCCTTTACTCGATGCGGCAAACCGATATTGCCGATCTAACCGCCAACGTCCATACGCTTTTTGTTGATGGAAAACTTCATAAAATGGGGGTCGGCTTTCTGAAAGAAAAAAAAGCAAAACTTCCAACCTATGGAAAAGTGGAGTGCAGCGTACTTGAACCGGTGGCTGAATTTGATGCCCTGTTTCTGCGGGAAGGAAAAATCTTCTTTTGGGTTTCCAAGGCTGACCGGCGCATGGTTACGTTGGTGCAGGCCAAAGTGGCCGTGGGCAAAATCAATGTCAAGCTGCAGAAGGTTTCAGGACCGGGCGACGATTTTTGGGTGAAGGAGAAGGAACAGGAATGA